tgagaatgtgagtgtgaatgttttccgtctatctgtgttggccctgcgatgaggtggcgacctgtccagggtgtacgccgccttccgcccaattgtaactgagataggcaccagcgcaccccgtgaccccaaagggaataagcggtagaaatggatggatggatttgcagtGCAGATttaaaaaatccacaaaaaataaggcaaaaatacgctgatgcaaccagctgccacctCAGCGCCGCAATTTCTTCGTAcagctacaaaaataaaaaacacaactacaaagaaaaaaaagtgcaataaatACATAATGCACAGATACaattgcaccatgcatagacaaacaaaacaaaaacaccatcTCAACACTCACATACACCGCTATGGCCGTTGTGGTGCGCCAGAGACAgaaacagacccaacaaagaaacCAAGAGAGATGAGTCAATCTCATGCTGTACACCACTGCTCTTCGCTGACATTTTCTCAGCATGGTCACTTGGCTTGCAGTTTGTAGGTGCTTGCATGCCGCATACCTGTACAGACTGGACTGTATAAAATTTTCACACTACCAAATTATCATTACAGTCCATAAAAATGTaaatttcattaaaacacttttttttataaatgaaaCTTAAAGAGTaactaactgcacttttttttttggaagcttaccgtttgttcacaatcattacgagagACAAGACAAAATGGTTTGGGGTTTTTTTCTTTCGCTTTCTAACATAAAAATCATCTCGTTCTTGGTAGCTGGCAATGCAGCAAATGGCAACAATCAAAAATTGCTCTCTTCAGCTccaaaacatttactgagtgttgttaaaaggaaatgccatgtaacacagtgttaaaaatgcccctgtgccaacttttttgcaatgtgttgctgacatgtgcagagtcgggacccgggatggaccgctcgcctgtgcatcggtggggacatctctgccctgctgacctgtctccgcttgggatggtctcctgctggccccaccatggaggggactctcgctactacattggatccactatggaatggactttcacCGTTACGTTGGAtctactattgactggactttcacaatatcatgttagacccgctcgacatccattgctcttGGTCTCCcctatgtggtcctctccaagatttttCATAGTGATTGtcacccactggggtgagtttttccttgcccttttgtgggctctgtatcgtggatgtcgttgtggcttgtgcagccctttgagacacttgtgatttagggctatataaataaacattgattaattgattgattgattgattccaagtaaacgattatttgcaaaaaaatattttgtttctcaattcaaacattaaatatatttgtcaCAAAGTGTTgctgacaaaccccaagatgcaaacacggcaggcttggtgcaggaaaacatgatttaatgtctgAAAATTAAGAAAATACACAAACCATGAACCAGAAACAGCCAAactgtcatgtctttttgatcatgtcttgtttggccttgttctgttgacctttggactcaagttcctgttttttttcactcccttgttttgctgccatggttgcaaattgcgttcacctgtctctgattagtgttcggccgctcacctgctacccgagcactaatcagaggcattattcaAGCCTGCCATTGCCAGTCAGtaggcctggcgtcattgtgttcttttcttgctctgtgctgacttgtttaaTGCTTTGGCATAGTTGCgttcttcatgccatgccaagtaagttttgtttgatttatgttcatagtctgtttaagtgttagttttgttccttagcccaagttgtgcctccgctgtgagtgctttttgtttgtatcttttttagttcaaattaaatcatgtttttacctaaacgccatgtcctgagtagtccgtctgctttcctgggagaacgacccagcAGCAACGaccccccaaacccccccccccatcttgacacaaactggaaacaggaacgagcaaacagaaaaactgggaaCAGCGAACGGCTAACAAGATATCGCTAACAGGAAAACAAGAAACAAGGAGCTAGGAGACAGAAAACTGCAAATAACTATCATGAACAGCTTACCGCAAACAGCGACaatgacaatactccagcactgactcgAGGgtaaagcaggtttaaatagcagccggctgattgaaaccaggtgtggccaggtgccaatcagccgcagctgagggtacACAGCGCTCAGGGCGAAAAGCAGAGAactaccaaaataagagtgctgacaggaaataaggccctgcgatggggtggcgacttgtccagagtgtatcccgccttccgcctgattgtagctgaggtaggctccagcgccccccgtgaccccgaagggaataagcggtagaaaatggatggaaaggaAATAAAGACAGAGGAAAAACCAAAGcataactaaactgtcagtgaAAAACCTGACAATATTGTCTTagtagtgtattcaactgaatataagttgaaaatcactggattctgtttttatttacgaattacacaacgtgccaactttacttgttttgggttttgtagtaatcgtacttttagaatgtgccgttggCTGTTCAGAAAAGGGACTCCGTCCTGCACGTTGGACATCTCTGCTGTTTATCTTTATGGCAAAAGTACCAATACATattgcaatatagattttaggcctaTCCCCAAAAAAGTGCCTGGTGACATACAGTATCACCAAGTCAGTGTGCCTTGTTTTTCTGCAACCATGGAAACAAAAATCCAAGCATTTAGCACACAGGTGTCCAAACAGCAAACAAAGCCCACGTTGAGCAAGCATAAAAGGACACCCACAGGTTGGAAGCACACTCAGCTGCATGGAGGACACCACTACAGGTATGTGGAACACGCCCTGGAGCTCAAATACGTTGAATTGTATATTAACGAACCCAAACCAGTGTCTCTTAATTACTTTTCAGAATTCTCCGGAAGCATGGACAACAACACAGCACTCACCTTCACCATGACCGTGTACGCCATCATGGACGACCACAGAACCGGCTTCTTTTTCCTTTTCCTCCTGTTGTACGTGGTCATCGTTTTCCTAAACGGGCTGCTGATTAGCCTCATCCTGCAGAACAAACCGCTGCAGCAGCCCATTAATGTGTTTGTGACCATGTTATGTTTCAACGAAATCTACGGCAGCAGCTCCATGCTGCCGTCAGTCATGAGCGTGCTGCTGACCCACAGACATGAGATCAGTGTCAAGTGGTGCACGGCTCAGGTGTTCTTGCTGCACACCTACGCCTCGGCGGAGTTTTGCATATTGGCTCTCATGAGCTACGACCGCTTTGTCGCCATCTGTTACCCGCTCCATTATAACACGATCATGTCCCATCCCAAGATGATGAAGCTGGTGGTGTGCGGGAGTCTGTATCCGTTCATTGTATTTGGCGCTTTTTTCTCTCTGACCGCACAGCTGCGCTTCTGTGGGAAAACCATGCCGAAGGTGTACTGCGTCAACATGGAACTGGTGAAAAACGCCTGTTCTAACGCGTCACACATAAGTATTGTGGGACTCGTGTTGATTTTGTTTCTTGTTCTCCCTCAGGTTTTAATGATCACTTTCTCTTACGGTCACATAGCGAGAGTGTGTAGGAAATTACCCAAAAAATCTCAAAGCAACGCTCTAAAAACATGCATACCACATTTATTATCTTTGCTCAATTACACCATCGGGTCCATGTTTGAAATTATCCACACCAggttgagtataagtcgcacttctATGCAAGTACGCAATTTTTTGTCGTTATATTTTGTCATCATCCCCTCGGTTGCTAACCCGGTGCTGTATGGAATGGGATCTCATATTATTCGGGTCCACATCATAAAGCTGTTGATTAAACATAGGATGCTGCCGTCAAAGGTGGCGAAGAAAGTGATAACAGCTTAGCCCTTTTCAGTCGCATACTAAAAAAGGAAAGTATTCGGGGgccgttttaatatttttttagatgTTGTTTTAAAGCGTGTGAAGGGCCGTGCCCCTCCTCACTACGGTGCATGCTTATGTTTTTTCCCTAAAGCCATAACCACGGTGAACTCTCATAGACACTGATTTTATGGTTTAGCACCTCTCTGTGTGCAATTTTTCCTTTCCACCCAGTCTGAATtcttctgtatatatgtatatagtataatatttaaacaacacattcagaacattccttctcaggactggactgtgcaccttacctccttttgcactatttttcgtTTTAtttccttcctatgttttgcatatttatgGTTGCTTTTTAATCAGAACCAGAATCACAATCAAAATAGCTTTTATTGCCAtcgtttgagaacgggttcatgaactaggatttttttcttagtgcaatcgtgcaacataaaatatataacacagaataggtaagaAAATGAGCTGTCCCTGAGGTATCAGACCTtattattgttcatgtgcctgctGGCCGAGGGCTTCTCATTGCACCTGTGTATATAATGACAATGAAAGGCATTCTACTCCATTATAACacaattttaaatgttttcaatttCAAACTGTGCATCCCTTTGAAATAAATGTTTCACATAAGTAGAATCTTTACAGTAATTATGTGTATTTAGTCATTTAGTATACATGTTTAGGTTATCATATTCAACTTATAAAGCAACTATACAACTACTTGGACATGAGGTAAAAAGTTGCATAGCCAGGTGAAATCCACACTATTTTAAAAGACATTTCCGACTGGATACGCAACTTGATTCCTCATACCACAGATACTTTGTGCTGCAAAGTTACAtgcattttaagaaaaaaaaacgttgCTATGACAAGTCTGAAAAAATAGGTGCGGTATAAAGCCCAATGTGATTGTTTTTAATAAAGCTTAAGCCTGGTTAAATATGACAAAAcctattaatgttattattagtagtatcaACACTTTTCCTTGCTACATTATTACTTTCCGCTCCTTTTCAACGTGTGTCGatgttgttttgtttagttttctcATTGAATTTTAGAATGCACTTGAAATGACACCCTCTACTCTTTTTCTGATGCCATGTGTTAAATTGCCATCGTATGCAAAGcacaaaaaaaggacaaaactGACACTTGTTTGAGAAATCTATATTCTGAAATCTTTATACAAATAAATGTGCTTTTGTTTGCCTTTAAGAAAGAATTAAattgacttactgtaaaaaagtCTGCAGATTGAAACTGTATATAAAGGCCTCCACTCCCTTCGTCACTGCTGCCCCCCTGTGACCAAGTATGACAAGTATTTCAATGCCTGCAGATACGAATAATGATCacagataaataagtaaaaacaaTAAGGGGGGTCAAAGAAAATAAAACCAACAATTATGATACATTGTTCACAATAATCCCAAAATCCCCAATATTTTCTGTAGCTGATTGTC
The window above is part of the Nerophis ophidion isolate RoL-2023_Sa linkage group LG04, RoL_Noph_v1.0, whole genome shotgun sequence genome. Proteins encoded here:
- the LOC133550545 gene encoding olfactory receptor 52D1-like; the encoded protein is MDNNTALTFTMTVYAIMDDHRTGFFFLFLLLYVVIVFLNGLLISLILQNKPLQQPINVFVTMLCFNEIYGSSSMLPSVMSVLLTHRHEISVKWCTAQVFLLHTYASAEFCILALMSYDRFVAICYPLHYNTIMSHPKMMKLVVCGSLYPFIVFGAFFSLTAQLRFCGKTMPKVYCVNMELVKNACSNASHISIVGLVLILFLVLPQVLMITFSYGHIARVCRKLPKKSQSNALKTCIPHLLSLLNYTIGSMFEIIHTRLSISRTSMQVRNFLSLYFVIIPSVANPVLYGMGSHIIRVHIIKLLIKHRMLPSKVAKKVITA